A DNA window from Bradyrhizobium barranii subsp. barranii contains the following coding sequences:
- a CDS encoding cupin domain-containing protein, producing MIRCVRLWTGADGKSHFEDGVVELARGARGDALSAKLRIDAASFHETDADPKLGWHPDAARQLVMSLSGTLRFETADGSFTLRPGDVLFTEDTGGTGHNWTMTDEAPWRRLYTVLEPDAEVPFRSERRRAGGATTMQGETR from the coding sequence ATGATCCGGTGCGTCAGACTCTGGACGGGTGCGGATGGCAAGTCGCACTTCGAGGATGGCGTCGTCGAGCTCGCGCGCGGGGCGAGGGGCGATGCGCTCAGCGCCAAGCTTCGGATCGATGCCGCTTCGTTCCACGAAACGGATGCAGATCCGAAACTCGGCTGGCATCCCGACGCAGCGCGCCAGCTCGTCATGTCCCTGAGCGGGACGCTACGGTTCGAAACGGCGGATGGAAGCTTCACGCTGCGCCCGGGCGATGTCCTGTTCACGGAAGATACCGGTGGGACGGGCCACAATTGGACCATGACGGACGAGGCGCCGTGGCGGCGCCTCTACACGGTTCTCGAGCCGGACGCCGAGGTGCCGTTCCGGTCCGAACGACGCCGCGCAGGCGGCGCAACCACAATGCAAGGAGAGACACGATGA
- a CDS encoding Dps family protein, producing MTKADLQSPTDLGANANRDVPAALRALLADVFALYLKTKNFHWHVSGSHFRDYHLMLDEQADQIFAMTDDIAERARKIGGTTLRSIGHIAREQRILDNDADYVDPQDMLAELRSDNQQLTREMRRVHELCDEYGDVATASVLENWIDETERRIWFLYETGRSGQNP from the coding sequence ATGACCAAAGCAGACCTCCAAAGCCCGACCGATCTCGGAGCGAATGCGAACCGGGACGTTCCAGCCGCGCTGAGAGCGCTGCTTGCCGACGTTTTCGCGCTCTACCTGAAGACCAAGAACTTCCACTGGCACGTGTCGGGCAGCCACTTTCGCGACTACCACCTTATGCTCGACGAGCAGGCCGACCAGATCTTCGCCATGACTGACGACATCGCCGAACGCGCACGCAAGATCGGCGGCACGACGCTACGCTCGATCGGCCACATCGCGCGCGAGCAGCGCATTCTCGACAACGATGCCGACTATGTCGATCCGCAGGACATGCTCGCCGAGCTGCGCAGCGACAACCAGCAGCTAACGCGGGAAATGCGCCGGGTCCACGAGCTCTGCGACGAGTACGGCGATGTCGCCACCGCGAGCGTCCTGGAAAACTGGATCGACGAGACGGAACGTCGCATCTGGTTCCTCTATGAGACCGGCCGAAGCGGCCAGAACCCGTAA
- a CDS encoding ATP-binding protein, producing the protein MVHRWQSNATTATTGPSLQESSAQEIFVFGPFRLDASQRRIEKDGNPVQLSARAFDLLLTLIRHAGEVVSKGDLIARTWPGSSVDDNSLRVHIAALRKALGDGNAGAKYLSTVSGQGYCFVGSAATPEQNQPAPTKPVRAHNLPAHPWQMVGREQTIQDISERLKAQRFITVVGPGGIGKTTVAVSAGHALLAEFAGQVHFVSLGETRDAALVPAIAASSLGLRARSDDPSNSLVAFLRDRRMLLILDCCEHVVDAAAALAERLYQEAPQLHIMATSRELLRVEGEHTYRLSPLTSPPENAVLTAESAIAYPSVKLFVERAAAAGGGFGLTDANASDVGNVCRRLNGIPLAIELTAGHVTAYGVKAMVQLLDKHFNLLWEGRRTALPRHRTLRATIEWSYDLLSGPERVVLSQLSVFVGSFTADAARAIAGSDATSDDTTMAALDNLVAKSMLAPNQDSQSIRYRLADATRAYAQEKLAASTDAEIVPLRHASYFRDLLEETADEPNEGLSSMADQFGDIRSALAWCFSDRGDRRTGVGLAAAAIPLFFKLSLFTECQLWVTRAIEALRETGGSVRHDLALHAALASARMLTGQIDELGVGYLDRAVRLAETIGDVAGQIRGRLHLLQLLVGNFDDALATAKRGEAIALASNDSVGVARMRMLLGTSCHYLGEVAASRSYVEAALSHPGLEGDSRGGLTSDYPKRPQITLARILWLEGHPDQATATARQAISDVIAINHPTILCIALPWAFGVFLWNGDVGVCEEHIDRLLVETRKHNLATLQTVGDAMKGIALLARGESDIGLAMLNASVKKLQSQRYGAAAGLCVPLAEALAATGRGDEALDILDQAIARGRRRNFMVEMPDMLRARAEVLIRKDNPDFLEAERSLAQSLDLARHQGALGFELRTAIGLAGLLQRRGRRSEAQDVLAPIYGRFTEGFNTPVLKAASELLAELASPPSGSLAAS; encoded by the coding sequence ATGGTCCACCGCTGGCAGAGCAACGCCACAACAGCCACGACCGGACCCTCTCTCCAGGAGAGCTCCGCTCAAGAGATTTTCGTCTTTGGGCCGTTTCGTCTGGACGCTTCGCAGAGACGGATCGAGAAGGATGGCAATCCGGTCCAACTGTCGGCTCGCGCATTTGACCTGCTGCTGACACTGATCCGGCATGCGGGCGAAGTCGTCAGCAAGGGCGATCTGATAGCCAGGACATGGCCAGGCTCCAGCGTCGATGACAACAGCCTGCGCGTCCATATCGCAGCACTCCGCAAGGCGCTCGGGGACGGCAATGCCGGCGCCAAATATCTGAGCACGGTCTCGGGACAGGGTTATTGTTTCGTCGGTTCGGCCGCGACACCGGAGCAGAATCAACCTGCACCGACCAAGCCTGTTCGCGCGCACAACCTGCCGGCACATCCCTGGCAGATGGTGGGCCGCGAGCAAACCATCCAGGATATATCGGAAAGGCTCAAAGCCCAGCGTTTCATCACGGTCGTCGGCCCGGGCGGCATCGGCAAGACGACGGTCGCTGTTTCCGCGGGCCACGCCCTTCTCGCGGAATTCGCCGGCCAGGTTCACTTCGTCAGTCTCGGCGAGACCCGCGATGCCGCTCTGGTGCCGGCCATTGCAGCATCTTCGCTCGGACTGCGGGCGCGATCGGACGATCCCTCAAACAGTCTTGTTGCATTCCTGCGCGACCGGCGGATGCTGCTCATTCTGGATTGCTGCGAGCATGTCGTCGACGCCGCGGCGGCGCTGGCCGAACGGCTCTACCAGGAGGCACCGCAGCTGCACATCATGGCCACGAGCCGGGAGCTGCTGCGGGTCGAAGGCGAGCACACATATCGCCTCTCGCCTCTGACAAGCCCGCCGGAAAACGCCGTTCTGACGGCCGAGAGCGCGATTGCCTACCCCTCCGTAAAGCTCTTCGTGGAACGCGCGGCCGCAGCTGGAGGTGGGTTCGGATTGACGGATGCGAACGCGTCGGACGTCGGCAACGTCTGCCGTCGGCTCAATGGCATCCCGCTCGCGATCGAGCTCACCGCCGGCCATGTGACCGCCTACGGCGTCAAGGCCATGGTCCAACTCCTCGACAAGCACTTCAATCTGCTGTGGGAAGGACGACGCACGGCGCTGCCCCGGCACCGCACGCTTCGCGCAACCATCGAGTGGAGCTACGATCTTCTATCCGGGCCCGAACGGGTGGTTCTCAGCCAGCTATCCGTGTTCGTCGGCAGCTTCACCGCCGATGCGGCCCGAGCGATCGCCGGCAGCGATGCGACCAGCGACGACACGACCATGGCTGCGCTCGACAACCTCGTGGCCAAGTCGATGCTTGCCCCGAACCAGGACTCGCAATCGATTCGCTACAGGCTCGCGGACGCGACGCGGGCCTACGCGCAGGAGAAGCTCGCCGCCAGCACCGACGCCGAGATCGTGCCGCTACGCCACGCCTCCTACTTTCGAGATTTGCTTGAAGAGACGGCCGACGAGCCGAATGAAGGCCTGTCGTCGATGGCCGATCAATTCGGCGACATACGCAGCGCGCTGGCGTGGTGCTTCTCGGATCGAGGCGACCGCAGAACCGGCGTCGGCCTCGCTGCCGCAGCGATCCCCCTGTTCTTCAAGCTGTCGCTCTTCACCGAATGCCAGCTCTGGGTCACGCGCGCAATCGAAGCGCTTCGTGAGACGGGCGGAAGTGTCAGGCACGACCTCGCACTTCATGCCGCGCTGGCGTCGGCGCGGATGCTGACGGGACAAATCGACGAATTGGGCGTCGGCTATCTCGACAGAGCGGTCCGGTTGGCGGAGACAATTGGCGATGTCGCCGGCCAAATCCGTGGCCGACTGCATCTGCTCCAATTGCTGGTCGGCAATTTTGACGATGCGCTGGCCACCGCTAAGCGCGGCGAAGCGATTGCCCTCGCCAGCAACGATTCCGTCGGAGTGGCGCGCATGCGCATGTTGCTCGGAACGTCGTGCCACTATCTGGGCGAGGTTGCCGCGTCTCGCTCGTACGTCGAAGCGGCGCTGTCCCATCCGGGACTGGAAGGCGACTCCCGTGGCGGCCTGACGTCCGATTACCCGAAGCGTCCTCAAATCACCCTCGCCCGCATCTTGTGGCTCGAGGGACATCCCGATCAGGCCACGGCGACGGCGCGCCAAGCCATCTCCGATGTGATCGCCATCAACCATCCGACCATATTGTGCATAGCGCTGCCCTGGGCATTCGGTGTTTTCCTTTGGAACGGGGATGTGGGCGTGTGCGAAGAGCACATTGACAGGCTCCTCGTGGAGACCCGCAAGCATAATCTCGCCACCCTCCAGACGGTCGGCGACGCCATGAAAGGGATTGCGCTGTTGGCGCGCGGCGAGAGTGATATCGGGCTGGCCATGCTGAACGCCTCCGTCAAGAAGCTGCAGAGCCAGCGCTACGGCGCGGCGGCCGGACTTTGCGTGCCGCTCGCGGAAGCTCTGGCGGCGACAGGTCGTGGAGATGAAGCACTCGACATCCTCGATCAGGCGATTGCCCGGGGCCGGCGTCGCAACTTCATGGTGGAGATGCCGGACATGTTGCGGGCAAGGGCAGAAGTGCTGATCCGCAAGGACAATCCCGACTTCCTGGAGGCGGAGCGGAGCCTGGCGCAGTCACTTGACCTTGCCCGACATCAGGGGGCGCTCGGTTTTGAGTTGCGCACGGCAATCGGTCTTGCAGGGCTATTGCAGCGGCGGGGCCGCCGCAGTGAAGCGCAAGACGTGCTCGCGCCCATCTATGGACGATTCACCGAGGGGTTCAATACGCCCGTCCTGAAAGCGGCCAGCGAATTGCTGGCCGAATTGGCGTCTCCGCCTTCGGGCTCGCTCGCCGCGAGTTGA
- a CDS encoding catalase family peroxidase, which produces MNQGKLPRSGLGSLVLIAAVVGGGAAAFAYTAGWFSPGRLTPERMIAALTPPSGPPLGHRRNHAKGICFTGTFEANGNGAELSRARVFAQGHYPALGRFNLGTADPNAVDATVRVRGLGLLITTADGEEWRMAMINPPFFAVSTPQAFHDLLIASGKKDPEAMKAFIQANPEFGPFAAWAKTAPWTGSYAEEPYNGLNSFVFTDAGGGDHTVRWSLLPSAQPIPISQADLEKRGPDYLEQEITERVRTAGPLRWTMVTTVADPGDPTADPSKAWPENRRKVEVGTLIVQRIEPERDGPCRDINFDPAVLPQGIRVSDDPFPAARSSVYRKSYDLRAAEARDYPRTGTAKP; this is translated from the coding sequence ATGAATCAAGGCAAGCTACCACGTTCGGGGCTTGGGTCCCTCGTCCTGATTGCGGCCGTGGTCGGCGGCGGCGCGGCTGCCTTCGCATACACTGCGGGATGGTTCTCGCCGGGGCGTCTGACGCCGGAACGGATGATCGCGGCGCTGACGCCTCCGAGCGGCCCGCCGCTCGGGCACCGGCGAAATCATGCCAAGGGAATCTGCTTCACCGGGACATTCGAGGCGAATGGAAACGGTGCGGAGCTCTCCCGGGCCAGGGTCTTCGCGCAGGGGCACTATCCGGCCTTGGGCCGTTTCAATCTCGGCACGGCCGATCCGAACGCGGTTGATGCGACCGTGCGCGTCCGCGGCCTCGGATTGCTGATCACGACGGCAGACGGCGAAGAGTGGCGCATGGCGATGATCAACCCGCCGTTCTTTGCGGTTTCCACGCCGCAGGCATTTCACGACCTGCTGATCGCATCCGGCAAGAAGGATCCGGAGGCGATGAAGGCGTTCATTCAGGCCAACCCGGAATTCGGCCCCTTCGCGGCCTGGGCCAAGACGGCGCCCTGGACCGGCAGTTATGCGGAGGAGCCCTATAACGGCCTCAACAGCTTCGTCTTCACGGACGCCGGAGGCGGCGACCACACCGTGCGATGGTCGCTGTTGCCCTCGGCGCAACCCATTCCGATCTCGCAGGCCGACCTCGAAAAGCGCGGGCCGGATTATCTCGAGCAGGAGATCACCGAACGGGTCCGGACCGCCGGTCCACTGCGATGGACCATGGTCACGACCGTCGCCGATCCGGGCGACCCGACCGCGGATCCGAGCAAGGCCTGGCCGGAGAACCGTCGCAAAGTGGAGGTCGGAACGCTGATCGTGCAGCGGATCGAGCCGGAGCGCGATGGACCGTGCCGCGACATCAATTTCGATCCGGCGGTCCTGCCACAGGGAATCCGGGTGTCGGACGATCCGTTCCCGGCTGCACGCTCATCGGTCTACCGCAAATCCTACGATCTGCGCGCGGCCGAAGCCAGGGACTATCCGCGAACCGGGACCGCCAAGCCATGA
- a CDS encoding IS256 family transposase codes for MTETTNVLAFRQPSAVDDPLTDIVRAGARDLLARAIEIEVGAFLASTANLTLPDGRARLVRHGHGPVREIATGIGPVEVARPKVRDRGASGPGDRLRFSSAILPLWARRTKSLDALIPVLYLRGISTGDFQEALSALLGKDAPNLSPSVIAGLKADWQVEYERWQRRDLSARRYVYIWADGVYLQARMEDHSECMLVLIGTTPEGKKELIGFQVGVRESAQSWRELLIDLRQRGLRIAPQLAIGDGALGFWKALDEAFPGTRHQRCWCHKVSNVLDKVAKSVQGPMKNDLRNIYLAPHRAEAETAIDVFVEKYHVKYGRAVECLIKDRHALLAFFDFPAEHWIHLRSSNPIESVFATVRHRTVRTKGSLSQQTAKLMVFKLIDAASKTWRRLKSTNQLPKVIAGVKFIDGIEVIPNTESHAA; via the coding sequence ATGACCGAGACTACCAATGTTCTTGCTTTCCGTCAGCCGTCCGCGGTTGATGATCCACTGACCGATATCGTTCGTGCCGGCGCGCGGGACCTGCTTGCCAGGGCGATCGAGATCGAGGTTGGCGCGTTTCTGGCCAGCACGGCCAATCTGACGCTGCCCGACGGTCGAGCGCGCCTGGTCCGACATGGGCACGGTCCGGTGCGCGAGATTGCGACCGGCATCGGTCCGGTGGAGGTCGCTCGTCCCAAGGTCCGCGACCGCGGAGCGAGCGGGCCAGGCGACCGCCTCCGCTTCAGTTCGGCAATCCTGCCGCTATGGGCGCGGCGGACGAAGAGCCTGGATGCCTTGATCCCGGTCCTCTATTTGCGCGGCATCTCGACCGGCGACTTCCAGGAGGCGCTCTCGGCGCTGCTCGGCAAGGATGCGCCGAACCTGTCGCCTTCGGTGATCGCCGGCCTGAAGGCCGATTGGCAGGTCGAGTACGAACGCTGGCAGAGACGCGATCTGTCGGCGCGTCGCTATGTCTACATCTGGGCCGATGGCGTGTACCTGCAGGCCCGCATGGAAGATCACAGCGAATGCATGCTGGTGCTGATTGGCACCACGCCGGAAGGCAAGAAGGAGCTGATCGGCTTCCAGGTCGGCGTGCGCGAGAGCGCGCAGAGCTGGCGCGAACTCCTGATCGACCTGCGGCAACGCGGGTTACGGATTGCCCCGCAACTCGCCATCGGCGACGGCGCCCTCGGCTTCTGGAAGGCACTGGACGAGGCCTTTCCCGGCACGCGGCACCAACGATGCTGGTGCCATAAAGTGAGCAACGTACTCGACAAGGTCGCCAAATCCGTGCAGGGCCCCATGAAGAACGACCTGCGGAACATCTATCTGGCCCCACACCGGGCCGAAGCTGAAACCGCGATCGACGTCTTCGTCGAGAAATACCACGTCAAATACGGACGTGCGGTGGAGTGCCTGATCAAGGATCGCCATGCGCTGCTCGCCTTCTTCGACTTCCCTGCTGAGCACTGGATCCACCTACGCAGCTCGAACCCGATCGAGAGCGTCTTCGCCACGGTGCGCCACCGAACGGTGCGGACCAAGGGATCGCTGTCGCAACAAACTGCGAAGCTGATGGTGTTCAAGCTCATCGACGCCGCATCGAAGACCTGGCGGCGATTGAAGAGCACGAACCAGTTGCCGAAAGTCATCGCCGGTGTAAAGTTCATCGACGGAATCGAAGTCATTCCGAACACTGAAAGCCACGCCGCCTGA
- a CDS encoding YoaK family protein, whose protein sequence is MASLLSMTGGFLDAFTWLSLGGVFASSQTGNVIFLGIDAMSGQWRQATHHLLPLAAFLLGASLAIRLKSPLLCLAGEIVCLVAMMLLYHRIPDMITILGISFGAALQSASFRQVERWKYLTVTVTGNMLRAIDQSVASDRDAARGTAVMLLVCLMFLSGAAIGACVTKWLHAWSLVLPIASSVCVLWLCRPQLRS, encoded by the coding sequence GTGGCGTCTCTTCTGAGCATGACGGGCGGCTTTCTCGACGCCTTTACGTGGCTCTCGCTCGGCGGCGTGTTTGCAAGCTCGCAAACCGGCAATGTTATCTTCCTCGGCATCGACGCCATGTCCGGGCAATGGCGGCAGGCAACCCATCATCTTCTTCCGCTTGCCGCCTTTCTGCTCGGCGCATCGCTGGCAATCCGCCTCAAGTCGCCGCTGCTCTGCCTCGCCGGAGAGATCGTCTGCCTGGTAGCGATGATGCTGTTGTATCATCGGATTCCGGACATGATCACGATCCTCGGAATCTCCTTCGGCGCCGCGCTGCAGTCGGCCAGCTTCAGGCAGGTCGAACGCTGGAAATATCTCACCGTCACCGTCACCGGCAACATGCTCCGTGCCATCGATCAATCAGTTGCGTCCGATCGCGATGCGGCGCGCGGCACCGCAGTCATGCTTCTGGTCTGCCTGATGTTCCTGTCGGGGGCCGCCATCGGGGCCTGCGTGACGAAATGGCTGCACGCCTGGAGCCTTGTCCTGCCGATCGCATCGTCGGTGTGCGTTCTTTGGCTCTGCCGGCCGCAACTGCGAAGCTGA
- the fdhD gene encoding formate dehydrogenase accessory sulfurtransferase FdhD, translating into MAKGSTFTRHWEIAWRGGQTKSTSRLVAEETAIALTYNGSTQAVMMGTPGDLEDFGIGFSLTEAIVERASEISSIELIPNDLGVEVRMWLDGDRAASLAARRRTISGPVGCGLCGIESLEQARRAPARVKGRGNVFHARDLLGAMQALSPHQILNQQTRAVHAAAFWHPRAGIGLIREDVGRHNALDKLAGAIVREGRSACDGAVLLTSRVSVEMVQKAAMLGAPVIVAVSAPTALAIKTADEAGITLLAIARDDGYGVFTHPRRVLLPDEAATHAGC; encoded by the coding sequence ATGGCGAAAGGCTCGACATTCACGCGGCATTGGGAGATTGCCTGGCGCGGCGGTCAGACGAAGTCGACCTCGCGGCTGGTTGCCGAGGAGACCGCGATTGCGCTCACCTATAACGGCTCGACCCAGGCGGTGATGATGGGCACGCCGGGAGATCTGGAGGATTTCGGCATTGGCTTCAGCCTCACCGAGGCCATCGTCGAACGTGCGAGCGAGATCAGCAGCATCGAGCTGATCCCGAACGATCTCGGCGTCGAGGTTCGGATGTGGCTCGATGGTGACCGCGCGGCATCCCTGGCTGCACGGCGCCGAACCATCAGCGGCCCCGTTGGCTGCGGGCTATGCGGCATCGAGAGCCTCGAACAGGCTCGCCGCGCGCCGGCGCGGGTGAAGGGCCGGGGCAACGTTTTTCACGCGCGCGACTTGCTGGGCGCCATGCAGGCCCTTTCTCCGCACCAAATCCTGAATCAGCAAACGCGGGCCGTCCACGCGGCGGCCTTCTGGCATCCGCGGGCCGGCATCGGCCTGATCAGAGAGGACGTCGGCCGGCACAATGCGCTCGACAAGCTCGCCGGCGCGATCGTACGCGAGGGGAGATCGGCGTGCGATGGCGCGGTACTGCTGACCAGCCGCGTTTCGGTCGAGATGGTGCAGAAAGCGGCGATGCTCGGCGCACCGGTCATCGTGGCCGTATCCGCACCCACCGCACTCGCGATCAAGACCGCGGATGAAGCGGGGATCACGCTGCTCGCGATCGCTCGCGATGACGGATACGGCGTATTCACGCACCCGCGTCGCGTTCTGCTGCCGGATGAGGCCGCAACGCACGCCGGCTGCTGA
- a CDS encoding SDR family NAD(P)-dependent oxidoreductase, whose translation MSKVIIVTGAANSIGRTTCRQLMQAGHTVYVSSREMSGPIAQGIEEAGSNPGQPGADLRTIEFDVSSDSSVTSAVETIIAENSRLDVVVHNARQVVYGPAEAFTPEQLAELYDTNVLIAQRLNRAALPQLRKQGQGLLIWITSSSARGSSVPFLGACASTEAALDSLALSYAGELARWGVETTIIVPSALGPGHYVRSGRPQDTVRAEEYADGPTADVSEIALAGLAQLSPKDTAPQDVASTVANVVNMPFGQRPLKVHFGPDDDGAAAVDAVADRARTELFGRIGLEDLLKPVLIR comes from the coding sequence ATGAGCAAAGTGATCATCGTCACGGGTGCTGCAAACAGCATCGGACGAACCACCTGCCGGCAACTGATGCAGGCAGGCCACACGGTCTACGTTTCAAGCCGGGAAATGAGTGGCCCTATTGCGCAAGGGATCGAGGAGGCTGGATCAAATCCCGGCCAGCCCGGCGCCGATCTCCGCACGATCGAGTTCGACGTCTCTTCGGACTCCTCAGTGACCTCGGCCGTTGAGACCATCATCGCCGAAAACAGCCGCCTCGACGTGGTCGTGCACAATGCCCGGCAAGTCGTTTACGGACCCGCAGAAGCCTTCACGCCGGAGCAGCTCGCCGAGCTCTACGATACCAACGTCCTGATCGCACAGCGCCTCAATCGCGCGGCGTTGCCACAATTGCGCAAGCAAGGTCAGGGCTTGCTGATATGGATCACGTCAAGCAGCGCACGGGGCAGCTCGGTTCCGTTCCTCGGCGCCTGTGCTTCAACGGAAGCCGCCCTGGATTCGCTGGCACTCAGTTACGCCGGCGAGCTCGCACGTTGGGGCGTCGAGACGACCATCATCGTTCCCAGTGCTCTCGGACCCGGCCACTATGTCCGATCCGGCCGGCCGCAGGATACTGTTCGGGCGGAAGAATACGCGGATGGTCCGACCGCCGACGTGAGTGAAATCGCGCTTGCGGGACTCGCGCAGCTTTCGCCGAAGGATACGGCCCCACAAGATGTCGCAAGCACAGTTGCGAATGTCGTGAACATGCCGTTCGGACAACGTCCGCTGAAAGTTCATTTCGGCCCGGATGACGATGGGGCGGCAGCTGTCGACGCCGTCGCCGACCGCGCACGCACGGAACTGTTCGGCCGGATCGGCCTGGAGGATCTTCTCAAGCCGGTGTTGATCCGATGA
- a CDS encoding HdeD family acid-resistance protein: MTDMSNSKASLGWAIHAITGKWGWFVALGVGELILGGVASANLMAANLASVLVIGATMAVAGIFQIVQAFSVRGLRGFLLWLLAGIVYAAAGAIILYDPILASFTLSLAVCAFLVVAGVIRIWAGFHIRPAAGWRWIVAAGVLTFCVGVMLVAAWPAIGLWLLGVMLVVDLIFQGWGFIAFGVALKSRASRHSSQPATV; the protein is encoded by the coding sequence ATGACGGACATGTCGAACTCGAAGGCCTCGCTCGGATGGGCCATCCACGCCATCACCGGAAAATGGGGCTGGTTCGTTGCGCTGGGTGTCGGCGAACTGATCCTCGGCGGTGTTGCATCTGCCAATCTGATGGCGGCGAACCTCGCGTCCGTACTGGTCATCGGCGCCACCATGGCGGTCGCCGGCATTTTCCAGATCGTGCAAGCGTTTTCAGTGCGCGGCTTGCGGGGATTCCTGCTTTGGCTACTGGCCGGGATCGTCTATGCGGCCGCCGGGGCCATCATACTCTACGATCCGATCCTGGCTTCATTCACGCTGTCTCTCGCAGTGTGTGCCTTCCTGGTCGTAGCCGGGGTGATAAGGATCTGGGCCGGCTTCCATATCCGGCCGGCCGCGGGCTGGCGTTGGATCGTGGCTGCGGGCGTCCTGACCTTCTGCGTCGGTGTCATGCTGGTTGCGGCTTGGCCCGCCATCGGTTTGTGGCTGCTTGGTGTGATGCTGGTCGTCGACCTGATCTTCCAGGGATGGGGATTCATCGCATTCGGGGTCGCGCTCAAGAGCCGCGCGTCCCGCCATTCGTCCCAGCCGGCGACGGTATGA
- a CDS encoding cytochrome b, translated as MTSAPHRFALIQRVLHWLMAVCILAMLFIGVGMVSTVAPKYLPLILVHKTIGVTLLVLVLIRLALRLYYGAPPLPADLSRPMKFGAKLSHQLLYGLMIVMPLLGFGMLWAAAYPVVLYGGIRIPALLPQSDLMHTLLWNAHVYLGFAFFALVLLHLAAGLFHALIRRDGVFASISLLPLWDRVTQAK; from the coding sequence ATGACCAGCGCTCCTCATCGTTTTGCCCTGATCCAGCGGGTTCTGCACTGGCTGATGGCGGTCTGCATCCTCGCCATGCTGTTCATTGGCGTCGGCATGGTCTCCACGGTCGCGCCGAAATATCTGCCGCTCATCCTGGTCCACAAGACGATCGGCGTCACCCTGCTGGTCCTCGTGCTGATCAGGCTGGCGTTGCGACTGTATTACGGTGCGCCGCCATTGCCGGCCGATCTTTCGAGACCCATGAAGTTTGGAGCAAAATTGTCGCATCAGCTCCTGTATGGCCTCATGATCGTCATGCCGTTGCTCGGCTTCGGCATGCTCTGGGCTGCGGCCTATCCGGTCGTCCTGTATGGCGGGATCCGAATTCCCGCGCTGCTGCCGCAGAGCGACCTGATGCACACGCTGCTCTGGAATGCCCACGTCTATCTGGGTTTCGCGTTCTTTGCCCTCGTGCTGCTGCATCTGGCGGCGGGGCTATTCCACGCATTGATCCGTCGCGATGGCGTATTCGCATCGATATCGCTTCTGCCGCTGTGGGACAGGGTGACACAAGCGAAATGA
- a CDS encoding histidine kinase dimerization/phosphoacceptor domain -containing protein, whose product MSSLSELLPDGGVKAERLLLRELAHRIDDELASAIDLVAQAADRCDGIEARATLASVQDRLEGHAQLHHALQMPQFTTTVDLAAYLQQLCRSISRSSLEDKGIALSLLLHPLQMSSERCWLLGMIVFELITGAVRHVSHCGAGAIRLEVWLTATSVACSVMDNGSSDESRYREEDRSIVETLAARLHGTVDVRGGPDGFRTVVTIPR is encoded by the coding sequence ATGAGCAGCCTCTCGGAACTCCTGCCGGATGGCGGCGTCAAGGCGGAGCGCCTGCTGCTGCGTGAGCTCGCGCACCGGATCGACGACGAGCTCGCCTCGGCGATTGATCTGGTGGCGCAGGCGGCCGATCGTTGCGACGGCATCGAAGCGAGAGCGACCCTCGCTTCCGTGCAGGACCGGCTGGAAGGTCATGCACAACTTCACCACGCGCTGCAAATGCCGCAGTTCACCACCACCGTCGATCTGGCTGCCTATCTTCAGCAATTGTGCCGCTCGATCAGCCGCTCGAGCCTCGAAGACAAGGGTATTGCGCTCTCGCTGCTGCTGCATCCACTGCAGATGAGCTCCGAGCGCTGCTGGCTGCTGGGGATGATCGTCTTCGAACTGATCACCGGTGCGGTGCGCCACGTATCCCACTGCGGAGCAGGCGCCATTCGTCTCGAAGTATGGCTCACGGCGACGTCGGTTGCGTGCAGCGTCATGGACAACGGCTCGTCCGACGAAAGTCGGTACCGGGAAGAGGACCGCTCCATCGTCGAGACGCTTGCGGCGCGTCTGCACGGGACCGTCGACGTCCGCGGCGGCCCCGACGGATTCAGGACCGTCGTGACCATCCCGCGCTAG